The Nitrospirota bacterium genome has a window encoding:
- a CDS encoding ComF family protein, translating into MINKFLRLLFPESCPICKGPAMEHRTSPICPACWGEISPYSDPSCKRCGKPLVSDVSIICGECIEDEPAFEWARSFGLYEGILKEAINHFKYYGKKRLAKPIGDFLLKIDLPVSSGDSPWRGVDAIVPVPMHHRKLKQREFNQSALLARELSLKNKLPMLLNCLIKVKDTMPQVGLGAKERAKNIKRAFEVRDRASVHGMRIALVDDVYTTGATVRECAKVLKRAGAKEVYVVTVAHGGGDL; encoded by the coding sequence ATGATAAACAAATTTCTAAGACTCCTATTTCCAGAATCCTGCCCCATTTGTAAAGGGCCGGCAATGGAGCACAGGACATCTCCAATCTGCCCTGCATGCTGGGGAGAGATTTCTCCTTACAGCGACCCCTCCTGCAAAAGGTGCGGCAAACCGCTGGTTTCTGATGTTTCCATTATCTGTGGCGAATGCATAGAGGATGAGCCTGCATTTGAGTGGGCGAGGAGTTTTGGCCTGTACGAAGGAATTCTCAAGGAGGCTATAAATCATTTTAAGTATTACGGCAAAAAAAGATTGGCAAAACCAATTGGTGATTTTTTGTTGAAAATTGACTTGCCTGTCTCCTCAGGCGACTCGCCGTGGCGAGGGGTGGATGCTATTGTGCCAGTCCCCATGCACCACAGGAAACTCAAGCAGAGGGAATTTAACCAATCAGCACTCCTGGCCAGGGAGCTATCATTAAAAAATAAACTGCCCATGCTCCTGAACTGCCTTATCAAAGTTAAAGATACAATGCCTCAGGTGGGGCTTGGCGCAAAGGAGCGAGCTAAGAACATAAAAAGGGCCTTTGAGGTTAGAGACAGGGCATCGGTTCATGGCATGAGAATCGCCCTTGTTGATGATGTGTACACAACCGGCGCAACTGTCAGAGAATGTGCGAAGGTTTTAAAGAGAGCCGGGGCAAAAGAGGTCTATGTAGTTACCGTTGCCCATGGAGGTGGCGATTTATAG
- a CDS encoding GNAT family N-acetyltransferase, giving the protein MLEVLPVRDKRAFKEFLIFPFRLYRDNPFWVSPLLSELRAQFSPENPFFKHAEILPFIAKIDGKTVGRIVAIHNKNYIDFHQENAGFFGFFECIEDLSVAKALLKEASDWLKNKGLNIMRGTMNFSSNEEWGLLINGFDSSPMLMMPYNFPYYAGLMEGCGLKKAKDLYAYIIDIPDSLPEKALRVADIAERHRITVRPINTRAFHKEMAVFKQVYNSVLEKNWGFIPMEEEEIDYMASRLKSIIVDELALVAEHNGEPIGFMLILPDFNFVLKKLKGRLTPIGILKALWYSRKIKDLRLLLLGVKEGYRKQGVDALLFREGLKAIKKKGGYQRVEFSWILEDNIPVQRIVEMFLGRLYKTYRIYEVIL; this is encoded by the coding sequence TAAAGAATTCCTTATTTTCCCTTTCAGGCTTTACAGGGATAATCCCTTCTGGGTTTCACCACTTCTTTCTGAGCTCAGGGCACAGTTTTCTCCGGAAAACCCATTCTTCAAGCACGCTGAGATACTCCCTTTCATTGCTAAAATAGACGGAAAGACCGTTGGCAGGATTGTAGCCATCCATAACAAAAACTATATAGACTTTCATCAGGAGAATGCTGGTTTCTTCGGATTTTTTGAATGCATTGAAGACCTATCAGTTGCAAAAGCCCTCCTGAAAGAGGCATCTGACTGGCTTAAAAACAAAGGGCTGAACATTATGCGGGGGACTATGAACTTCTCGTCCAATGAAGAGTGGGGCCTGCTCATCAATGGGTTTGACAGCTCCCCGATGCTCATGATGCCCTATAACTTTCCCTATTATGCCGGACTGATGGAAGGATGCGGCCTCAAAAAGGCAAAAGACCTCTATGCATACATTATAGATATTCCTGATTCATTGCCTGAAAAGGCATTAAGGGTTGCGGATATTGCAGAGAGGCACAGAATTACTGTGAGGCCTATCAATACCAGGGCTTTCCATAAGGAAATGGCAGTCTTCAAACAGGTTTATAATTCCGTCCTGGAAAAAAATTGGGGCTTTATACCGATGGAGGAAGAAGAGATAGACTATATGGCATCGCGGCTGAAATCTATTATTGTAGATGAGCTCGCATTAGTGGCTGAGCACAATGGTGAGCCAATAGGCTTTATGCTCATCCTGCCGGATTTCAACTTTGTTTTAAAAAAACTCAAAGGGAGGCTTACACCCATTGGCATCCTCAAGGCACTGTGGTATTCGAGGAAAATAAAAGACCTGAGACTCCTTCTCCTCGGCGTTAAAGAGGGATACAGGAAACAGGGGGTTGACGCACTTCTATTCAGAGAGGGACTGAAGGCTATTAAGAAAAAAGGTGGGTATCAGAGAGTTGAATTCTCCTGGATACTCGAAGATAATATCCCTGTTCAGAGAATTGTGGAGATGTTTTTGGGGAGATTATATAAGACATATCGAATTTATGAGGTTATACTCTGA